Sequence from the Mycteria americana isolate JAX WOST 10 ecotype Jacksonville Zoo and Gardens chromosome 5, USCA_MyAme_1.0, whole genome shotgun sequence genome:
TATCaccttaaagcattttttttttttctagcagtggGAGCGAGCGTTTGCTAATTTCAATTACTGTTTTGGTAGGCAAGGAGTTCTGCTACTTTAGGTCCTTCAGTGGATCTCTGCATTCCTCGTAGTGTAGCAATTGCTGTTGCTAGAATGATTCGCAGGTGTCAAAACCAGTTGGGCTTATTGGTAAATCATGACTTCTGTACACGTACGCTATTGTAGAAAGTGACTTATCTGAAACTGTTGCCTTCCTGATGGCTTTTCAGACAGTCATGTTCTAATTCAGCCCATGCctataataaacattttattgatTTGATAATGTCATGTTTGCTTTGTCTATTTGTGCTGTTATAGGTAATTCCTTCTAAACGTGAAGTGGATAAAAATGCTCAAGTGGACCCAGCGATGAAAGATACTGCAGCTGATTCTAAACATTCAGTGTCAGTAGAACTTCAACAGGAACAGACctcaagggaaaacaaaaccagttctaCGCCAGGGAGATCCAGAACACGCTCTTTTGCACCTCAAAACTTTGTGTTTCAGCCATTAAATGGATTAGCGACCTACAAAGTTACGCCCATGACTCCTTCTAGGGCAAATGCATTTTTGACACTTGATGCCTTCTGGGATTTTTCGAAATCTCCAGTGTAAGATTCTTTCTTCTAATGGCCTAAAATGCAAGTGAACCTCTCTGTGATGCTAcagaaaacatcagctttctATAGAGAGATTCCCTGGGTAGCAAACTGTTGTGTTGTTGAAACACCTGAACATCACGGCTGCTATTATTGCTTAATCAAATGTGGGCTtaataaaacagcaaagaaagctaTATAATGTATAATCCTGTCTGTGCTTTAAAGTAAAGCAGCTCCATATATCAGGGACTTGTGCCATATATATCTATGCacagatttattaattttaataggaATTGCTCGCGTTCTCTAGTGTTGAATGTAAGATAGCCTAGCAAATGGGGCATTTTTGGGTATCTGGCCATATTTGATGTCAGTTTCTCAATGTGTCTTAACTCTAAAtgtactttgttgttgttgtttccagtAATATAGTTGAAAAATCCAGTGAAATTAAGGCACAAGAGcctaatttaaaaagtcaaatttcACCTGCTGGTAAAGGCATTCAAGAACAGCAAATCACTACAagtttgaaaggagaaaaaggtatgAAGTTCATGTTTAGTTTATTGTtccaatgtttttatttttcaccacaTTCTGAGCAAATGCCTTTCCTATTTTTCAGCAAGTGAATCAGATCACAAAACTTCCATTTGGAGATCAAATGAAACAATTCCTGTCTCTACAGATATAACACCGCTTGAAACCAAGTCAGATGATATAAGGGAGCAAGAGCATGATGTGCCCTATTTCAGGTTTGTGTTCATTTGTTTCAATTCCCTGTTGTCCACTTTGAGGTCCTTAACATGAGTAACAAGACATCTTGTAAAGATTAGCTTACGGTGGTTGGTGCCTGTCAGCAGTGACCTGAGTAGGCACACATTCCTCTCCCTTTTTGTATTGctagttgttgtggtttagccccagccggcaactaagccccacacagccgctcgctcactcccccctggtgggatgggggagagaatcggaagggtaaaagtgagaaaactcgtgggctgagataaagacagtttaatagggaaagcaaaagctgtgcaggcaagcaaagcaaaacaaggaattccttcactccttcccatgggcaggcaggtgttcagccatctccaggaaagcagggctccgtcacacataacggggacttgggaagacaaacgccatcactccgaacgtccccccttcctccttcttccccagctttctatgctgagcatggcgtcatgtggtgtgggatatccctttggtcagtttggatcaactctcctggctgtgtcccctcccagcttcttctgcacctcgcagagcatgggaagctgaaaagtccttgaccagtgcagcaacaactaaaacatccctgtgttatcaacactgtcttcagcacaaatccaaaacataaccccataccagcattataaagaaaattaactctatctcagctgaaaccaggacactagtgCAAGTAAAGAATATAAAATTCTGGAGACTAACACcttgtctgaaaaaaaaacaagcttGAAAGCAGTAGAAGAGAAATTGCATCTCAGCTAGTCAGCAAACTAAAACAGTCTAATGGCTTCTGCTCAAAGGCAGTGTAGcttctctgaaagcaaaaggaTAGTAACCATGAACAGTCACAAGTAGTGACAGCAGTTAGAAAATTCTCCAAACCTTGATTTTTTCCAATAtccctttatttttagaaatgttcttCGATCTGAAACAGAGAGGCTGGTGTCTCAGTGCCTCCAGTGGGATGGAAAACTTGAGCTGGACATTCCAGAGGATGGTAAGACTAAACTGTAATAGGCATTAGAAGGGATGTTATGGTAACTGAAGGGGACAGAGGGAAGTATGTGtatttgaatatatttgcaaaatagcACTGTCTACAGCACTTAGTAAAAGTTGTATTAGATAAAGTTTAGAGTTGTATCTGCCTCAAGACACAACGGCATGCTTTATCGCCTAATACTAGAGCTTATGTGTAGTACTTGACATGGTAATGCTTGACACTAAAGTGAACAAAGTGCATATCAAAATAGGTTTTCTGTTGGCGgttttaagtatatttaaatGCATGAACTTTAgccaagctgattttttttaaaataaaattaggttTTAGTGTAGAATAAGTGTCATCTGGGAAAATGAAGATGGCTTGTCAATGCTTAGCTTAAAGACTTACAGAGATAgtaacatttttttgaaagaagcaagTTTAGAGCAGTTCAATGGGTAGGTATGCTCTATCTGAATTGTATTGCAAGTCTGCAATAGGTGAAATTATTTCAAGCAAGAAACAAATTCCAGACTCTTCAAAGACTTATTTAATATCAATTGTGAAATGATGGATTATTCTAAGATGTActttctttattgttttcttgTTGCTATCAGCTAAAGATCTTATTCGCACCACAGTTGGTCAGACAAGACTGCTCATAGCAGAAAGGTTTAAACAGTTTGAAGGCCTGGTGGATAACTGTGAATTTAAACGGGGTGAAAAAGAAACAACGTGTACAGACTTAGATGGATTTTGGGACATGGTTAATTTTCAGGTATGTACTTGCATGTTAACCTACTAGAATAAAGTTGATGGGGTTGTTTATGAGCAATGGATTGAAACtattcttttgttttttgaatattgagagtctgactttttttttaatgtaaaaaacgCAGATTCTTATTTAACACTTTCTGATGGTGAATAGTATCAGCTGGTATACTATGATTTATAATTCATGGACCTGTTCATCTGTTGTGTCTTCTTGTGGCCTATCTTGTTTTTCTCTAGAATGGAGGCATGTAGCCAAGTCTTATTCTGGTTTGGAGTGAGGATACAGTCACAATGTCTACCTGGACCAAAAGCTAGGAGCTTTTGGAAAATTCCTGGAGCTCACCTGAAAAGTAGGGGTTCCAGGCTTCAGTGTGAGAATAATGCAGAAACTACAATAACCTTATTTAGGGGTGAGCTTAGGTGGTAGAAAACCttcatctctgtttcttttttgatGCTTCCATTGGTTTCAGAATGAAATACAATATTCTAAAAGATCAAAATAGCTCTTGACAGTATTTATAAATCAGCATTCAACAAAGGAACTTGTAACTAGttaaatcaaatgcaaatacaGATTTATTCTTAAGGTTCTAGTTTTAGGGGTCTCATTCCCTCCAGAAGGCGTAAGGGTGTGACCTGCTTATACATCAGAGATATTTGAGGGGAACTTTGCTAGAAACTGTAACTTGAATAAGAGGGTTTACCTGTGCTTACGATGTTTCTGGGAGCAGCTCAAATTTCTCCTGAGCATACCCACCTTTCCCTTAGATAAACTTGGAGTAACAGAATTACTAACTCTGtccctttttgcattttttgtttgtttgtgtccTCTGAGTTTCAGGGAAGATGTAAAGGACTTGTCACTTCAGTGACCAGTCTGCTGTACGTAAGCCTTGTATGGCCTTACTAGCAAATGAGGCACATGTCTCCATTACAAAGCCTAAGGAGAACAAGGCTGTTGCATTATCAGTCAGGGAGGAGGTAATGCTGCAGAGCTAGTTTGTCTTTAGTCACAGGATGtcacaaaaaaacacaaactgcATCAGGAAGCTGTTCAGGCTAGCAGTTCAAAGAAGCAAACAAGCTTGCATGACGTATTTCTTACATAATGGAAGACTCATGCTTGTTTGGTATAAAAACGATTAATGCAATGTGTTCTTTTGCATTCCTTAAATGCAACCATTGTCAAAGTGCTTAAGTTCAGCACAGGAACAGGTTGTAAACCAGCTCCTTCGTTTAAGATGTTAGATCTTACTGAATGATTCTATACTTCCCCTACTAACCTTTAAACTATGGAAATTACACCAGTCTTGTCATCTAATCTGAAGCTTGTGTATGTTAGCGTAACCTTCATGTCAACTGTATGAGAACATTTAATGCTTAATATcggttggtggtttggtttgcttCTGTATTTAAAGCAAAAGTACTTAAATGCATAACTACGCTTAAATTTGTTACCTGATTTTATGAAAACACTGTTCTATTGTGAATCTGAGAAGTCTTGCAAATTAAACCTGGACTTTTCTGGGATTTCCAATAGATAGAAGACGTGAATAAAAAATTTGATGATCTGAAGAAGCTTCAAGACAACGAGTGGCAACCACTTGATGTCCCAAGCAAAGCAATTGTCAAGGTATGAATAGCCCCTAAAGCTTGTCTCCTAAGGCATCAAGATGCAACAGTGTGGTGAAATATCTAAAATAACTAGTAAGCTGCTATTGCAGTAGTGAATACTCTTCTTAAATGGAAGTTCCTTCTAAAGCGCTACTCATCTGGCTTCTTTAGATGTTAATGTttgaaaattcagtgaaattccTTTCCAGGTGCACCCTTCTCCCTTGCATCTCCCAAGTGCACTTGAGGTAGTTGGTGTTTGTAATGATAGTTGCCTCTTTTGGCTAGGAACCAAAAGAGGTTTGAACTGAAAGTTAAAGTTAGAACTAAGAATTAACAATGACTCTTTTGGAGTCATTGGACTCTTTGCTAGTAAGGCAAATCTGTTAAATTTAGAATAGAAATTCACCCTTCAGATGTAGAACACTTTCTCTGGGCCACTGGTGTTGGCACTGACTTAACTGAAAAGGAAACCACACAGGAATTTGGCAGTGACTGCCAGTTTTGAGTCGTGAGTGCTAAATTATAATGGTGTGCCATTAATACAATACCATGGGTAGCATTATGCTACTAATTCTCTAAGCACAAATAGTTCTGACACTATCCAAAATAAGTTATTTCTGATTGCAAAATAAGCTTTAATGTAACCTATTTTATCTATTCTTTGGTTTGGAATATATAATTGCTTCTAATGACTGAATATCAGGTCATATTCACATTGCTTAAACTCCATCCAGTTCCTTGAGACCGCTCAACTAATCATAAGAACGATAATGAAGGTCGATTAGAAACTCCAGGCACAGGAAACTGGAAGGAGTATAGTCTGTGTGAGCTGCCTGTGAATGTCAGAACCCTACAGATGGTACAAGACACAAAACTTCCTTCGAAAAATTGAATGCCAGGAGAGACTTCGCTGGCTGACTGGTGTCGGTCCTGCGGTGACTTTATCTCCCTGCCACTAGGAGTCCCTGTATCCcactgttttaaaacatgttaactggctttgttaggaaaaaaaactgtaCTGAGTATTTCTGAACTGCAGACTGAGTATGCAGAATCCTTAATATTGTCATCACAAACTAACCTTAATAGCTGAATGGCAGTCCAAGAGATTCTGGAGATGAATGGAGACCTTGTCTCCAGCATGCCTGTTGCTGTCTCTGTGTGGCCAGCAGCTGCGTAGATGTTCATGTGCAATTGCTTCTATCTGAAGCTTCCAGATGTGACCTAGACCTTCTTACAATTTCAGAAAAAGACTATTCCAAATGGAGTGTCTAAACCAAAGCTGGGAGCGGCTGGAAGAACTGCTGCCCGAAACCGGCTTGCTGCTATAAAAGCAGCTATGAGGGATAAAATGAAGCATGACGGAGCTGGTGATTGTACGCACCAGGAGAAGCTACCAGAAGTAGAAAAAGTGGTTTTTGAAGCGGGATTTTTCAGAATTGAAAGCCCTGTGAAAACCTTTCCAGGTGGGTGAAGCTTAATCATGATTTCTGTGACCTGCAAGTACTGAAGAGAGTTTAACCAGTCTCATTGGGGAGAGGAATTATGCTGTTTATACTGGATACAACTCCAGTACTGGACACGATAAATATTTCAACTAGTGGTTAATTTCATCAGGGATCCAAAGTAAACTGTTCTACACGAATGTACTGATTTGAGTGATTATGGCAACATGAAATCTATGCTTAGAGAGGTAAAAGCAGCTGgttcatgtttttttcagtgcGTGTTTAACAATCAAATTTTAATCCAAGTGTTCCCAGACTTAGCTGATGAAAAGGTTCATCAAAGTCAATGCAGGCTAATGTCCTCTATTTGTAAGATAGgaattgggatttttttgaacTAAATCTCTTGCAGTGCTGTCTTCGAAGCTGCAAATACAGTATACCTGTAATCTGTATTCATGTTCAACAAGATTGTAACATAATTCCAGTCTGCTATAAAAGCTGTTTAATAGGGTTTTTTGAGCtcaaaatacaactttattttcagtatctaTCTTATTGCAATCTATCTGAAGCCAATGTTGTCGGTAATCCTTGACTCTTTGGGAACCATTCTGCTTCTCTCCCATTTCTAGTTCATAAGCTGACTTTCAATTtcccagtttatttttttttgtgtcaaTCTCTTTCTTCATCACAAGACTAGCAATTTTTTTGTATGCCTCTTGTTAGTAGAGGAGACCTTCTGAAAAGCTTTGAGCCACACTGGGTTTAAGCAAGCTCTAGCAGAGAATCTGTTCTAAGAATCAGTTCTGAATCTGTGTcttttaaattctattaaaattatCTGATGTAAAAGATGGAAATTAATGACAGCTTTCACCAGATGGACTTTTTAATAAGAACAGCAAGTCTCATTATTTCAGGTTCTTTGTGTAGGGATAGCCATTACTAAATTGCTTAGCTGGAGTTCAGGTAGTTTTGTAACTTAGTGACCTACTCCTGTCACCTTTTTTCAACTTCTCCTTGCAGTATATATAAAGATTTCAATATAATATTTGTATAAGACAATTCAGCAAGCAGAAAACAATAGTGTTCCTAGCTAGAATCCAAACAAACAGTTAACTTCATCTTCTGGAAACTGCTGTAGTAATGAAACATTAAACGTGCTTTTTCAGGCTTGCTTTCAAAGACGCCTCAGAGGTATTCCCAGCGGACTTCTGAAAAACTGGCAACTCCAAGATCATCCAGTagagctttgcttcagagcaTTCCTTCCGTTCTTTGTAACCCTGAGGAcacaactgcaaaacaaacacccccagtgCTCGAAGGCTTCCACCCAGcacaaaatttgaaaatgcacCAATTTCCCACTGGAAAAACTCCCCCACTGGAAAAACTCCCTGGTGGTTTTCTTGAACAAAGGTAGACATGTTAAGGCAGCTTTTAATTAACTTTGtacaaataattttatagttTTAACTGAAAGAATTAATATTAATACCCAGTAAATGTTACCTTTCAATTTGACAGTGATAAAGGTTGCAAAGTCCTTGTGtcttttccttccctcaagcaaatATTAAGAGCTTTGCCCAAATGTAATTTTGCTGCTGGGGTAGAAGTTTATTTTTTGCCCAGAAAATTTGATATAGCTGATACCAGTGCCAAACTAGCAAGTGTAATTGCAGAACAGATTGTAAGATCAGTTGAGTAAGTCAAAAGATGATTGAAGGTGATTGAGAAGAATGAAGACATTTTGGTTTCTATTTCAGCATTTCCGTAGTTGCAGAAGAACACAGTCCTGTTGCTGGCACAGGAGAGGAAACTAAGGTAAGCCATGCTTAGTTCATTTCTgtgtgttaaatattttattattatgaggggaaaaaaaagttcttattgGCCCCAGATGCTTGAATTTCTGATCAATTCCTCATTTATATATCTTCTGTATTCCTCAGGCTGgtgctttttccttctcagtatgGACATAGGTAGGGACTGCTGCAGTTTGGGGACCTTGTCTAGTAAAGAGCTATCTCTTGTTGGCTGCTGTATGATGACACTTGTTGCTTGGACAAACAATGTTGCTTTGAAGTCCACTACCTGTTTTCTggtgtgaatttttttaattgcttttgcatTTGGGGACCATGACTAAAGGTAACAGTAGTATTTAGCTGTCTGGGTCCTCGTGCTGCCATAGCAGAGCATTGGGCTGTTACGCTGTTTAAAGGTATAGCAAGAGCGGTGTTACTAATACAGGTATCAGAGTTCAGAAATCCATGCCCTGAAATGTCTGAGGACTTGGTGACATGCCTGTTTGAGTAGCCATAAAAAACCAGGAATGCAGCCTCTGTAGTTTAGATGATACTGTGCTACCCAGTGAAAGCCAGTGCTTTGCAGTTTATCATCCTTTAGTACCTTTCATTGGAAATGGAGtatcttaattttatttgttaGTGCTTGGATCTGTGCATGACTGCGGCAGTCAtttcctccccccacctccctgtgtatgtaataaaaaaaatactaataatctTGGTTACTAGTTTGTTCTTATGCCTTTTACTTCATCCTTTCCCTGTCAAATGAGAAATTGCTTGTTGGTGATGTTGCTCTCTGGGGAAAACTGTGATAATCTTTAACTTTCAGTATTGCTGACAGGTTTTTCTTGAGGTAAAGTCTCATTAGAGAACATCCTCAGAATGTTTTTGGCACTTTAAGTTCAAAATCTTCTTTCAAGCAGAAGAACTTCCTTTATACTCTCCAAGAGATTATCAGGCTTACCAGGGTGTTTGGGAAATACTTAATGTGAAATGGATCACAGTGTTAAGCTGCAAGCCTTGTCCTTTCTGTCCTTTGTACAGTGTCTGGAGTTAAAACCCTGTCTCTCCAGAATCATCTATAAAACTTGCAGATTAGATGTATGGACTTGGTTTGACGTAACAGGGACATGCTGGTTTCTGTAAACTCGCATCCCTTGAATGTTCTGGCTGTCTCTTCACCTTTGTGCTTTCTGCATCAAAAGCTGACAAACTTCCTTTTATTGCAGACAAAACAGGAAATAAGAAAGCTTCTTAGTGCCATAGGTGCTGCCTCATGTCCATCTGATTTCACTGATGCTTTCCTTTTGGCTCTCTGGGAAGCAAAGGTAGCTACTGCAGACATCTTAGCCTCTCAGAGGGCAAGGAAGAgttaaaattcctctttttcaGGTGCTGGAAAATTCTGGCAGTGAATTAAAAGTAATGGATGGCACGGAAGAGATGGAACTGTCTGCTGCAGAACAACAAGGACAAGATATTGTCATGTGCAGTCCGGAGAAGGAGACCTGCACAGAGACTAACTTTGCTCAGTCTGGAGAACCAAAAATACATCAAACAGGTGCATACCTTAAAGCTGCTCAGTATAGTTTGTGTGGTATTGCTGGAGCCTTATGATTATTTGAAAGTTTTATGGTAGTCTAAATATTACTCTTTGAAATCACTGTCATCGTAGCTTGGTTAATTTATGTATGCTGTTAGCAAAACCTCCTTTAGCTAGTATGACTTACACGTGCGTTGCACATGAGCAAACAGTGCCCCTCAGATTTTTCTGTGTAGTTTCCATGTGATATGTGAAGGAGAAAGCTAATGTAAAAGGCTCAAAGTAGAAGTAAATACAGACAgtttagggtggggtttttttcagtaaatgcagaaaacaaTACTGTTTTGGCAGCTTTGGCAACATCAGactaacttcttttaaaaaaatgaaatattcttatttttcagatgtttcatGTAGTGATTTGACATCCATTGACAGAAATCCTTTTGATATGGTAAGTTGACCTTCACGTTTATTTGACTAAGACAATCTGCATGTTGCAGTACTGTTAACCTTTCCTACAGAATCAGTAACTGCACAAAGTAAATTAAACTCTAAGATGTTATCAAGCCAGTTCATATAACTTTAAACACAAGCCATAATTCCTGTCTCCCTGCTCGGGCTCACACTGTTACTCCTTATTGCACATGATGAGTGTAGGGTGAATCAAGACATttgtaacagaagaaagaatgtcTGATTCTTATCAGATTGAtcctttaaattatatttcttgtGGATTTCTGTGTAATTATTTACTAATGTAATGAACAGCCTGGGCTTTCCCTTCCACTTCCTTCTTGGAGTTTTCCAGGTCTGTCCCATCCCTTTGTTTCTTACAGCTTTATCTTTTAGAGCTGGAAGTAAGATTCAACAGGGAAAAGTAGGTGTGCAAAAACTTTCAAATTGTTAAAAGAATTTGGGTGTACATTTTCCTTGGTCTCATCTGAAAAGTCCTCTTTAAAATATGGGTTCCTGCTTTAAATGGACCACATATTCACTTCTTATTTTATGTCTGGAAATAAGCTTGCAAAATTTCTCATAGGAAAGTCACGGTACTTACAGCGGCACGTGATTTTTGAACCGTGGCTGTTGCTTTGAAACAGTATGATATATAAGCAAGCACATTTTAGTATACTTAGTACCTCTACTGAATCGCTGCAGGTTTCAGATCTGCCTGACGGCTCCGTGCTTTGCTTATTCCAAAGCTGCGATGCGTCCGCAGTACTGAGTGAGAGGCAAGAGAATTGCATGCTTCTGCTGTTCCCTTGTCAGCAGCATTTCCTGCTAGTTTCTGTCCCATGATGTTTAAGTGGCCTCTCGAGCAGGCAGGCACCTCGCGTACATCAGGAGTTGCCCGACAGTAATTATGGCTGGGCTGGTGTTTAGATAGATGTCATTAGAGACAGGGAAGTTTGCTAGTAGCTGATTCCGTGTGTCATTGCAGTGCTGTTTTGCAGAGCAGGTAATTGCTCCTCAGACACTTACTTCGCTCTCTGATTTCTCCCACAGCCAATGCTGGATGCTGAGCTTCCCTTCACTCCAGTCAAGAGCAAAGCCCAGAAGTTTGCGGCAGCTGAAGCGTTCACTGACCttattgtattttctcccctttcttcctctgGGGAAAAATGAAGAGTGACTTGAAACTCAAAATGTGTAcattatattaacaaaaaaaccacagaggatATCTGGAATACAGTCTGCTACCCTTGAACTGTGTTCTGGGAGAAGGAATACCTGCAGTATTTTGTAGCGGAACTTATTAAAATACTTTGGTTTATGGTGCAGTCATTATGCACTGTAAGTGCTGCTGTATATTAGTAGCGGGGTGTTTGCTGGTTATACCTGCTGTATCCAATGATTGCATATTCTGACTacaacctgaaatatttttatttttgtataactTCATGTATTTCCTGTCTACTTCAAGTTGTTAAAACTCTTCATCTTTAAGCTTTTCTGTCCTGACCTTACCTCAGGAATTATTATTACAAGATGCCGATCAGACTAGCTGTACCTGTGCCCTATTTCTGATGCGAGGGCACCTTCTGGGGGTAAGACTCAGCCCGTTGCCTCCCCCGAAGCACTGTTTCATACTCAAATCGCTGTTGTGAGGGTACTGTTGTACCCTTAGGCTCCAGTACTCTGTGCACTAACAACTCCGCCTCAGCAGCAGATGTGGCAGGGTTTGATGCGTGGAATTCTTTCCTGTGGGAGTCTTGCTGGGGTTTAACAGCCACTTGCTTTGTAATAGTAGAAACTATCTCAGAGCAAGGATTTCAAAGTCAGACACTGTCTTTTCCTGGCAGTGTATTAAAATAGGCATTGATTATTATTTCCTGTAAGGACACAGTTATCTGTTGAATATCATAAGTACCTTCAAGCCAAACCCtattctctctttgctttttcatgtgaaaatctCTTAACCTCTTTCTCTGAACGCTTGACATGTTCACCTCAGCCTCTTCTCGTATCTTGTTCCTTATGCATTCTCTTATCTGGACTGTAATATATTTATGCACAAGGAGCATGTCAGTTATATATACTCTGTATTCAAGTAGGAGTATTAAAGTACCTCCagttatatttttaacaaatacctGACTGGGCTTCTTCTTGTAATGGTGACCTTAGTGTAATACGCACGTTCTTCCACtagccttttattttaaaccaagcGAAGGTAATTCAAATTCCTCAGCAGAAAGCGTTGCCGCTCCAGCTGGGGGAGCTTGTCTGACGTAAGTTTTAACCTGGAAGCTGTGTACTgattacactgaaataaatagaGGAAGCTAATGGTGTTACTGTGCTGGAATCAACTTTCTTCATTACTAAACTCCAGTTATCCGGATCGTTTCAGACAGATAGCTCTTAATGACTTGCCTGCTCTGGTCAGTCATCAGCACTGTGCAAGGAATAGTGGTAACGAGGGATTTCTGACATCTGACGCATACACTTAAGCCGATGCTAGCAGCGTGCCGGTCTAGGCTGCTGCTGGCAATTTCGACACTGTGCTGCTTGTAACTTGGCATCTCCAAGTATAAATGAAGCAACTGGTATAAAAGAGTATGAGACATGCCAAAGGGATGCTTGAAAACTTCAGCAGTGGCTATTGCGCTGTTCTTGTTTTTCAGCCAAGACCAGCAGAATGACTCACAGCGACGGgaacatacttttttttgttgttgttgttagcaGCCTGACTCATGAGATGAACTTGCCAATAAACCTCCCCACCCTTGAAACTGGTCTTGACTCGCACACGAGCGATGAGGGGAGAGAAGCGCAAGGCTTGTGCCCTGTTCTATGGAGTACATAATGCTTGTACAGATCGGATCTCCGGTGGGAGGGAAGTGGGCCACCAAATGGGCAGAATGG
This genomic interval carries:
- the DLGAP5 gene encoding disks large-associated protein 5 isoform X3, with the protein product MSVAGVIKMAATSQFASRYKKDLSTETLRTKVARRKSMLQKENRHKLFEKGRQFGLADVNVQRSKERGISQINETSEMCSQENSSVKQKQSTNAATKRINERKEMLQRYKEEKELRKLREQREKAKKGVFKVGLYRPTAPGFLSLVPEDPVIVKPRDKAAPAFSGRITRSKAKNQEEKTVIPTASKHSTVCANGHSVRPTQAGRKQMSTDKVTEKEKVLQTAVQTASNVRITRAASSAARQMLKTTATAATTGNQSQRKTANVGKQRKAIKPDITEVIPSKREVDKNAQVDPAMKDTAADSKHSVSVELQQEQTSRENKTSSTPGRSRTRSFAPQNFVFQPLNGLATYKVTPMTPSRANAFLTLDAFWDFSKSPVNIVEKSSEIKAQEPNLKSQISPAGKGIQEQQITTSLKGEKDITPLETKSDDIREQEHDVPYFRNVLRSETERLVSQCLQWDGKLELDIPEDAKDLIRTTVGQTRLLIAERFKQFEGLVDNCEFKRGEKETTCTDLDGFWDMVNFQIEDVNKKFDDLKKLQDNEWQPLDVPSKAIVKKKTIPNGVSKPKLGAAGRTAARNRLAAIKAAMRDKMKHDGAGDCTHQEKLPEVEKVVFEAGFFRIESPVKTFPGLLSKTPQRYSQRTSEKLATPRSSSRALLQSIPSVLCNPEDTTAKQTPPVLEGFHPAQNLKMHQFPTGKTPPLEKLPGGFLEQSISVVAEEHSPVAGTGEETKVLENSGSELKVMDGTEEMELSAAEQQGQDIVMCSPEKETCTETNFAQSGEPKIHQTDVSCSDLTSIDRNPFDMPMLDAELPFTPVKSKAQKFAAAEAFTDLIVFSPLSSSGEK
- the DLGAP5 gene encoding disks large-associated protein 5 isoform X1, whose translation is MSVAGVIKMAATSQFASRYKKDLSTETLRTKVARRKSMLQKENRHKLFEKGRQFGLADVNVQRSKERGISQINETSEMCSQENSSVKQKQSTNAATKRINERKEMLQRYKEEKELRKLREQREKAKKGVFKVGLYRPTAPGFLSLVPEDPVIVKPRDKAAPAFSGRITRSKAKNQEEKTVIPTASKHSTVCANGHSVRPTQAGRKQMSTDKVTEKEKVLQTAVQTASNVRITRAASSAARQMLKTTATAATTGNQSQRKTANVGKQRKAIKPDITEVIPSKREVDKNAQVDPAMKDTAADSKHSVSVELQQEQTSRENKTSSTPGRSRTRSFAPQNFVFQPLNGLATYKVTPMTPSRANAFLTLDAFWDFSKSPVNIVEKSSEIKAQEPNLKSQISPAGKGIQEQQITTSLKGEKASESDHKTSIWRSNETIPVSTDITPLETKSDDIREQEHDVPYFRNVLRSETERLVSQCLQWDGKLELDIPEDAKDLIRTTVGQTRLLIAERFKQFEGLVDNCEFKRGEKETTCTDLDGFWDMVNFQIEDVNKKFDDLKKLQDNEWQPLDVPSKAIVKKKTIPNGVSKPKLGAAGRTAARNRLAAIKAAMRDKMKHDGAGDCTHQEKLPEVEKVVFEAGFFRIESPVKTFPGLLSKTPQRYSQRTSEKLATPRSSSRALLQSIPSVLCNPEDTTAKQTPPVLEGFHPAQNLKMHQFPTGKTPPLEKLPGGFLEQSISVVAEEHSPVAGTGEETKVLENSGSELKVMDGTEEMELSAAEQQGQDIVMCSPEKETCTETNFAQSGEPKIHQTDVSCSDLTSIDRNPFDMPMLDAELPFTPVKSKAQKFAAAEAFTDLIVFSPLSSSGEK
- the DLGAP5 gene encoding disks large-associated protein 5 isoform X2 yields the protein MAATSQFASRYKKDLSTETLRTKVARRKSMLQKENRHKLFEKGRQFGLADVNVQRSKERGISQINETSEMCSQENSSVKQKQSTNAATKRINERKEMLQRYKEEKELRKLREQREKAKKGVFKVGLYRPTAPGFLSLVPEDPVIVKPRDKAAPAFSGRITRSKAKNQEEKTVIPTASKHSTVCANGHSVRPTQAGRKQMSTDKVTEKEKVLQTAVQTASNVRITRAASSAARQMLKTTATAATTGNQSQRKTANVGKQRKAIKPDITEVIPSKREVDKNAQVDPAMKDTAADSKHSVSVELQQEQTSRENKTSSTPGRSRTRSFAPQNFVFQPLNGLATYKVTPMTPSRANAFLTLDAFWDFSKSPVNIVEKSSEIKAQEPNLKSQISPAGKGIQEQQITTSLKGEKASESDHKTSIWRSNETIPVSTDITPLETKSDDIREQEHDVPYFRNVLRSETERLVSQCLQWDGKLELDIPEDAKDLIRTTVGQTRLLIAERFKQFEGLVDNCEFKRGEKETTCTDLDGFWDMVNFQIEDVNKKFDDLKKLQDNEWQPLDVPSKAIVKKKTIPNGVSKPKLGAAGRTAARNRLAAIKAAMRDKMKHDGAGDCTHQEKLPEVEKVVFEAGFFRIESPVKTFPGLLSKTPQRYSQRTSEKLATPRSSSRALLQSIPSVLCNPEDTTAKQTPPVLEGFHPAQNLKMHQFPTGKTPPLEKLPGGFLEQSISVVAEEHSPVAGTGEETKVLENSGSELKVMDGTEEMELSAAEQQGQDIVMCSPEKETCTETNFAQSGEPKIHQTDVSCSDLTSIDRNPFDMPMLDAELPFTPVKSKAQKFAAAEAFTDLIVFSPLSSSGEK